The following are encoded together in the Actinobacillus lignieresii genome:
- the sppA gene encoding signal peptide peptidase SppA, which produces MLKMLKGLYQIFRCIREFVLSLFFIIFVLICFALTTLLQQESKHQNQQPFFEKGALQLNLDGYLADNHDEYGDLHRLIQNELGNNEPIKISTFDVARSINKAMKDERITGLVLDLGYFQGGDVASLQFIGAQIEYFKQSGKPVIAIGEQYSQAQYYLASFADKIYLNKAGFVDIHALSYSNIYFKALLDKIEAVPHIFRVGTYKSAVEPFIRDDMSPEAKQNAQTWLTSIWNNVRQDIARNRQIQPEQVLPDSQTYIAKYKALKGDDAQYALNQKLITEVTTPSQIQTTLIQQFGADKEGNYNHIDYFDYAHGLTDRFHVKAENKIAIINVEGQIVSGKSSQNSAGSDTIVKQLRKAREDKNVKGVILRVNSPGGSAMASEIIRQELEAIQLAGKPVVTSMGGMAASGGYWISATSDKIIASPTTITGSIGIFGLATSFEKTAKNLGVTEDGISLSPFASSSPLKTLPKEQAEVIQISIENGYDRFLELVSRGRNIPKQAVDKIAQGQVWSGEDALKHGLVDELGDFDTAYDVITELVNQQRKAKGEAAIEHFRAQWFIDSDDSLLGSFLKGSKLKFQLSSWLGLPVATQAQQSLELLQQFNDPKHAYLYCLSCGTIK; this is translated from the coding sequence ATGTTAAAAATGTTGAAAGGGCTTTATCAGATTTTCCGCTGTATTCGAGAATTTGTCTTAAGCCTATTCTTTATTATTTTCGTACTGATTTGTTTTGCACTTACCACATTATTACAACAAGAATCAAAACATCAAAATCAACAACCTTTTTTCGAAAAAGGGGCATTACAACTCAATTTAGACGGTTACTTAGCCGATAATCATGACGAATACGGTGATTTACACCGCTTAATTCAAAACGAGTTAGGCAATAATGAACCGATAAAAATCTCAACCTTTGATGTAGCTCGTAGCATCAATAAAGCCATGAAAGATGAACGTATTACCGGTTTAGTATTGGATTTAGGTTATTTCCAAGGTGGGGATGTTGCCTCACTACAATTTATTGGCGCTCAAATCGAATACTTCAAGCAATCGGGTAAACCGGTTATTGCTATTGGTGAACAATACAGCCAAGCACAATATTATTTGGCAAGTTTTGCCGATAAGATTTACCTGAATAAAGCCGGTTTTGTTGATATTCATGCACTCAGCTATAGCAATATCTATTTCAAAGCCTTGCTCGACAAAATTGAAGCTGTTCCACATATTTTCCGTGTCGGTACTTACAAATCGGCTGTAGAGCCGTTCATTCGTGATGATATGTCACCAGAAGCAAAACAAAACGCACAAACATGGCTCACATCAATCTGGAATAATGTCCGCCAAGACATTGCGCGCAATCGCCAAATTCAGCCGGAACAAGTTCTACCGGATAGCCAAACTTATATCGCAAAATATAAAGCATTAAAAGGCGACGATGCGCAATATGCATTAAATCAAAAATTAATTACGGAAGTTACCACACCAAGTCAAATTCAAACCACTTTAATTCAACAATTCGGAGCAGATAAAGAGGGTAACTATAATCACATTGATTATTTTGATTATGCTCACGGGCTTACAGATCGTTTTCATGTTAAAGCCGAAAACAAAATTGCAATTATTAACGTAGAAGGTCAAATCGTTAGTGGCAAAAGCTCTCAAAATTCAGCGGGCAGCGACACCATTGTTAAACAGTTACGCAAAGCACGTGAAGACAAAAATGTGAAAGGCGTTATTTTACGAGTAAATAGCCCTGGCGGTAGCGCAATGGCTTCGGAAATTATTCGCCAAGAATTAGAAGCAATTCAACTTGCCGGTAAACCGGTAGTGACATCAATGGGCGGTATGGCGGCTTCAGGCGGTTATTGGATTTCAGCGACCAGCGATAAAATTATCGCCAGCCCGACTACCATTACTGGCTCTATCGGGATTTTCGGCTTAGCAACCAGCTTTGAAAAAACCGCTAAAAATTTAGGTGTAACAGAGGACGGTATTTCACTTTCACCATTTGCCTCTTCCAGCCCGTTAAAAACGCTGCCGAAAGAACAAGCGGAAGTAATTCAAATCAGCATTGAAAATGGCTACGACCGATTCCTAGAATTGGTCAGCCGCGGACGAAATATCCCTAAACAGGCAGTAGATAAAATTGCACAAGGACAAGTTTGGTCAGGTGAAGATGCACTAAAACACGGTTTAGTGGATGAATTAGGTGATTTTGACACCGCTTATGACGTTATCACCGAATTAGTCAATCAACAACGCAAAGCAAAAGGCGAAGCCGCAATCGAACACTTTAGAGCGCAATGGTTTATTGACAGTGATGATAGTCTACTAGGTTCATTCCTAAAAGGCTCTAAACTCAAATTCCAATTGAGTTCATGGTTAGGGCTTCCAGTTGCAACTCAAGCCCAACAATCGCTCGAATTACTGCAACAGTTTAACGATCCTAAACATGCCTATTTATATTGCCTCAGCTGCGGCACGATAAAATAG
- a CDS encoding ribonuclease T2 family protein, giving the protein MNQKQLIKLAVLLIIAAISYFFGNQSNKSEPVKQPQPQQQNDYATETDTPIAKAPQAQSASVTQAALSMNYDSKMYEDKIGQNKHAPVDYYMLALSWSPAFCESQRNKNQGDVPQRLAYQCADSQNFGWVIHGLWPQNAKARSVDQHPRYCQGDLPEVSAKTIEQYLPESPGAALLQGEWEKHGSCAFDSAESYFAKQKELFYSLKLPAKNLRRNDLFQWMRKHNPQLRGVYLGASKTELYVCYDKKWQPMDCPK; this is encoded by the coding sequence ATGAACCAAAAGCAACTTATAAAACTAGCCGTGTTACTGATTATTGCGGCAATCTCTTATTTTTTCGGTAATCAAAGTAATAAGTCAGAACCGGTTAAGCAGCCACAGCCGCAGCAACAAAACGACTACGCAACGGAAACCGATACGCCGATTGCCAAAGCACCACAAGCACAATCAGCCTCTGTGACTCAAGCCGCGCTTTCGATGAATTATGATTCCAAAATGTATGAAGATAAAATCGGGCAAAATAAGCACGCACCGGTTGATTACTATATGTTAGCGCTTTCTTGGTCACCGGCTTTTTGTGAATCACAACGCAATAAAAACCAAGGTGATGTGCCGCAACGTTTAGCTTATCAATGCGCCGATAGTCAAAACTTCGGCTGGGTTATTCACGGTTTATGGCCACAAAATGCTAAAGCTCGTTCGGTTGATCAACATCCTCGTTATTGCCAAGGCGATTTACCGGAAGTTTCCGCAAAAACTATTGAGCAATATCTACCGGAATCACCGGGAGCGGCCTTATTACAAGGCGAATGGGAAAAACACGGCAGTTGCGCTTTCGATAGTGCAGAAAGCTATTTTGCCAAACAAAAAGAGTTGTTTTACAGCCTGAAACTACCGGCAAAAAATCTACGCCGAAATGATTTATTCCAATGGATGCGTAAACATAATCCGCAGCTACGCGGTGTTTATTTAGGCGCAAGCAAAACCGAACTCTACGTTTGCTACGATAAAAAATGGCAACCAATGGACTGCCCGAAATAA
- a CDS encoding SprT family zinc-dependent metalloprotease produces the protein MTESVSNTALMRQLKMQVQRQLKRNLEQANTHFNKTFIPPTVSYAVRGVKAGVAYLQRNEIRFNPVLLAENGQSFIQQVVPHELAHALVYQQFGRVQPHGKEWKMMMEQVFGVPAETYHCFDTQNVVGKQFAYQCGCQTHLLSLRRHNAIVRDGRRYLCKQCKQILTSKDNL, from the coding sequence ATGACGGAATCAGTCTCAAATACTGCTCTCATGCGTCAGCTCAAGATGCAAGTTCAGCGTCAGCTAAAACGCAATTTGGAGCAAGCCAATACTCACTTCAATAAAACTTTTATACCGCCTACGGTCAGCTATGCCGTGCGTGGTGTAAAAGCCGGTGTCGCCTATCTGCAACGTAATGAAATTCGCTTTAATCCCGTTTTATTGGCGGAAAACGGGCAATCCTTTATTCAACAAGTGGTACCGCACGAACTTGCTCACGCTTTGGTTTATCAACAGTTCGGGCGAGTTCAACCGCACGGCAAAGAATGGAAAATGATGATGGAGCAAGTTTTCGGCGTACCGGCGGAAACCTATCATTGTTTCGATACGCAAAATGTCGTCGGCAAACAATTTGCCTATCAGTGCGGTTGTCAAACGCATCTACTCTCTTTACGTCGTCATAATGCCATCGTACGAGATGGTCGCCGCTATCTCTGTAAGCAGTGTAAACAAATCCTCACTTCCAAAGACAATTTGTAA
- a CDS encoding NAD(P)/FAD-dependent oxidoreductase, giving the protein MTMETIVVVGGGAGGLELATYLGNKLGRKNKAKVILIDRNATHLWKPLLHEVATGSLDEGIDALSYRAHAKNHAFEFQQGTLTSVNRDKKEITLAPIYNEQNQLLVKERHIAYDKLVIAIGSKSNDFNTKGVAEHCIFLDGSEQAKQFQKRMMELFLHFSHSEDQDVKIAIVGGGATGIELSAELYNTVKHLNEYGFGKLHRASLKVTLIEAGPRLIPALTEKVSASALAELRKAGVDVRLNTMITEAVEDGLITKDGEKIEANLMVWAAGIKAPEFVKEFGFETNRLNQIEIKETLQTTVDDSVYVIGDCASLIQDGKAIPPRAQAAHQMATQCGKNIVALLEGKEQKPFKFNDKGSLLSFSHFGTVGNLMGNLMSGDMFIEGKIARLAYLSLYRMHQVALHGWVKTALILFVGQINRFLRPSMKLH; this is encoded by the coding sequence ATGACAATGGAAACCATCGTGGTCGTGGGTGGTGGAGCTGGCGGTTTAGAGCTTGCTACCTACCTTGGCAATAAATTAGGTCGTAAGAATAAAGCGAAAGTCATTCTTATCGATCGTAATGCAACCCACCTTTGGAAACCTCTTTTACACGAAGTTGCAACTGGTTCTTTAGATGAAGGCATCGATGCGCTTAGCTATCGTGCGCATGCCAAAAATCATGCTTTCGAGTTTCAACAAGGGACTTTAACGTCGGTTAATCGTGATAAAAAAGAAATCACGCTTGCACCGATTTATAACGAACAGAATCAGTTATTGGTTAAAGAACGTCATATCGCTTACGATAAATTAGTGATTGCGATCGGCAGTAAATCGAACGATTTCAATACCAAAGGCGTAGCGGAACACTGCATTTTCTTAGATGGCTCGGAACAAGCGAAACAATTCCAAAAACGTATGATGGAATTATTCTTACATTTCTCGCACAGCGAAGATCAAGATGTAAAAATTGCGATCGTCGGCGGTGGTGCAACCGGTATCGAACTTTCCGCCGAGCTTTATAATACGGTTAAACATTTAAACGAATACGGTTTCGGTAAATTACACCGAGCCAGTTTGAAAGTGACGTTAATCGAAGCGGGTCCTCGTTTAATTCCGGCATTAACCGAAAAAGTATCCGCTTCGGCTTTAGCGGAATTGCGCAAAGCCGGCGTGGACGTTCGTTTAAATACGATGATTACCGAAGCGGTGGAAGACGGCTTAATCACCAAAGACGGCGAAAAAATTGAAGCCAATCTGATGGTTTGGGCGGCAGGGATTAAAGCGCCCGAGTTTGTCAAGGAATTCGGTTTTGAAACTAATCGTCTCAACCAAATTGAAATCAAAGAGACCTTACAAACCACGGTAGATGATTCGGTATATGTTATCGGCGACTGCGCCTCATTAATCCAAGACGGCAAAGCGATTCCGCCGCGTGCGCAAGCCGCACACCAAATGGCGACCCAATGCGGTAAAAACATTGTTGCCTTACTTGAAGGTAAAGAGCAAAAACCGTTTAAATTCAATGATAAAGGCTCTCTGCTTTCGTTCTCTCATTTCGGCACGGTCGGTAACTTGATGGGTAACTTAATGAGCGGCGATATGTTTATCGAAGGTAAAATCGCACGCCTTGCATACCTCTCTCTATATCGTATGCACCAAGTCGCTTTACACGGTTGGGTAAAAACCGCTCTGATTTTATTCGTCGGTCAAATTAACCGCTTCCTCAGACCGTCAATGAAATTACACTAA
- a CDS encoding Tex family protein gives MSELNTQISQIIATELSVGSHQILAAIKLLDEGNTIPFIARYRKEVTGGLDDTQLRHFETRLIYLRELDDRRQTILKSIEEQGKLTDELRAKIETTESKTELEDLYLPYKPKRRTRGQIAIEAGLEPLADSLWNDPSQSPEVLAETFVDAEKGVADVKSALDGARYILMERFSEDAELLAKLRQYLTAYATLESKVIEGKEEEGEKFRDYFAHSEPFKSVPSHRALAMFRGRNEGVLSLSLNADPEAEEGARTSHCEEIIRQHLGVVFNQQPADKWREQVIAWTWKIKAALHLETELMGALREKAEEEAIDVFARNLSALLMAAPAGAKNTMGLDPGLRTGVKVAVVDNTGKLLATDTIYPHTTGKAAAEVSLYKLIKQHNVELIAIGNGTASRETERFAKDVLKQIKESKPEMLIPQTVVVSEAGASVYSASELAANEFPELDVSLRGAVSIARRLQDPLAELVKIEPKAIGVGQYQHDVNQSQLARKLDAVVEDCVNAVGVDLNTASAPLLARVAGMSKTLAQNIVAFRDENGRFNARSDLKKVPRLGPKAFEQCAGFMRIVGGKNALDASSVHPEAYPVVEKILQATDSTLAELMGNATRMHQLNAKDFVDEQFGLPTVNDIFKELEKPGRDPRGEFKTATFMDGVEDIKDLKVGMILEGTVTNVANFGAFVDIGVHQDGLVHISMLSNSFVEDPHKVVKVGDLVKVKVLEVDIQRKRIALTMRLEDKPTDKPTSGRNPQENRKNNEKSDRLSGNKSQRNQFANNAFADALKGWKK, from the coding sequence ATGTCAGAGCTCAATACACAAATTAGCCAGATTATTGCCACAGAACTTTCTGTTGGCTCACACCAAATCCTCGCTGCAATCAAATTACTCGATGAGGGTAATACCATTCCATTTATCGCTCGTTATCGTAAAGAAGTCACCGGCGGTTTAGATGATACTCAATTACGTCATTTTGAAACACGTTTAATTTATTTACGTGAGTTAGATGATCGTCGTCAAACGATCCTTAAATCAATTGAAGAACAAGGTAAATTGACGGATGAATTACGAGCAAAGATCGAAACGACCGAAAGTAAAACCGAATTAGAAGATCTTTATCTGCCTTATAAACCAAAACGCCGTACTCGTGGGCAAATTGCGATTGAAGCAGGTCTTGAGCCGCTGGCTGATAGCTTATGGAATGATCCGAGCCAATCACCGGAAGTGTTAGCGGAAACTTTTGTTGATGCAGAAAAAGGTGTAGCTGATGTTAAATCTGCGTTAGACGGTGCACGTTATATTCTGATGGAGCGTTTTTCAGAAGATGCCGAATTACTTGCAAAATTACGCCAATATTTGACCGCTTACGCAACGCTAGAATCAAAAGTAATTGAAGGTAAGGAAGAAGAAGGCGAAAAATTCCGCGATTATTTTGCGCATAGCGAACCGTTTAAATCTGTACCTTCGCACCGTGCGTTAGCGATGTTCCGAGGCAGAAACGAAGGCGTATTATCGCTTTCGTTAAATGCGGATCCTGAAGCGGAAGAAGGCGCTCGAACAAGCCATTGCGAAGAAATTATTCGCCAGCATTTAGGTGTGGTATTCAATCAACAACCGGCAGACAAATGGCGTGAACAAGTGATTGCTTGGACTTGGAAAATTAAAGCTGCACTTCATTTGGAAACCGAATTAATGGGCGCATTGCGCGAGAAAGCGGAAGAAGAAGCGATTGACGTATTTGCTCGCAATCTGTCTGCGTTATTAATGGCGGCACCGGCAGGCGCAAAAAATACCATGGGCTTAGACCCGGGCTTACGAACCGGTGTGAAAGTGGCTGTGGTGGATAATACCGGTAAATTATTGGCGACCGACACCATTTATCCGCACACAACAGGCAAAGCAGCGGCGGAAGTTTCGCTGTATAAATTAATTAAGCAGCATAATGTTGAGCTGATTGCGATCGGTAACGGTACGGCTTCTCGTGAAACGGAACGTTTTGCCAAGGACGTTTTAAAGCAGATCAAAGAAAGCAAACCGGAGATGTTGATTCCGCAAACCGTGGTGGTCAGTGAGGCAGGCGCTTCGGTTTATTCAGCTTCCGAATTAGCGGCAAATGAATTCCCTGAATTGGATGTTTCATTACGTGGGGCGGTATCGATTGCTCGCCGTTTACAAGATCCACTTGCGGAATTGGTAAAAATCGAACCGAAAGCGATTGGTGTTGGGCAGTATCAGCACGATGTAAACCAGTCGCAACTGGCTCGCAAACTTGATGCGGTGGTTGAAGACTGTGTAAATGCGGTTGGGGTGGATCTTAATACCGCTTCCGCACCGTTATTGGCTCGTGTTGCCGGTATGAGCAAAACACTAGCGCAAAATATCGTAGCGTTTCGTGATGAAAACGGACGTTTTAATGCACGTTCCGACCTGAAAAAAGTACCTCGTTTAGGGCCGAAAGCCTTTGAACAGTGTGCCGGTTTTATGCGAATTGTCGGTGGTAAAAATGCGTTAGATGCTTCGAGTGTGCATCCGGAGGCTTATCCTGTGGTGGAAAAAATTCTCCAAGCAACCGATTCGACTCTTGCTGAATTAATGGGCAATGCGACTCGTATGCATCAGTTGAATGCAAAAGATTTCGTGGACGAGCAATTCGGTTTACCGACTGTAAACGATATTTTCAAAGAGCTGGAAAAACCGGGGCGCGATCCGCGTGGTGAATTTAAAACCGCCACCTTTATGGACGGCGTAGAAGATATTAAAGATCTGAAAGTCGGTATGATCTTAGAAGGGACGGTAACTAATGTGGCAAATTTCGGTGCTTTTGTGGATATTGGCGTACACCAAGACGGTTTGGTGCATATTTCAATGTTATCGAACAGCTTCGTGGAAGATCCGCACAAAGTGGTGAAAGTTGGCGATTTGGTGAAGGTGAAAGTGTTGGAAGTGGACATACAGCGTAAACGTATTGCGCTCACTATGCGTTTAGAAGACAAGCCGACCGACAAACCGACAAGCGGTCGAAATCCGCAAGAAAATCGCAAAAATAACGAAAAATCCGACCGCTTATCAGGCAATAAATCGCAACGTAATCAGTTCGCCAACAATGCGTTTGCCGATGCGTTAAAAGGTTGGAAGAAGTAA
- the pilW gene encoding type IV pilus biogenesis/stability protein PilW, translated as MNFAKFLRNLTACMLLSVLFGCSSQLPTSQTTFNRSEAVKARINLALAYLDQHDLPKAKENIDKALSHDQNDYLPHSVLAYYYQQIGDQTHAEQEYQQALKLSNNRPDVLNNYGTFLCKQAKFDQAYQQFEQAVKSEQPYYHQADSLENIVLCAKQEPNLAKVNEALSQLEKLDKARAAVLR; from the coding sequence ATGAACTTTGCAAAATTTTTGCGAAATTTGACCGCTTGTATGCTGTTATCTGTGCTGTTCGGTTGTTCTTCTCAGCTTCCAACCTCCCAAACTACCTTTAATCGTTCGGAAGCGGTTAAAGCCCGTATCAATTTAGCCTTAGCGTATCTCGATCAACATGATTTACCCAAAGCGAAAGAGAATATTGATAAAGCGCTAAGCCATGATCAAAACGATTACTTACCTCATTCCGTTTTAGCTTATTACTATCAGCAAATCGGTGATCAAACTCATGCGGAACAAGAGTATCAGCAAGCATTGAAGCTGAGTAATAACCGTCCGGATGTTTTAAATAATTACGGTACTTTTCTATGTAAACAAGCCAAATTTGATCAGGCATATCAGCAGTTTGAGCAAGCGGTGAAAAGTGAGCAGCCTTACTATCATCAAGCGGATAGCTTGGAAAATATCGTGTTGTGTGCCAAACAAGAGCCGAATTTAGCTAAAGTAAACGAAGCGTTAAGCCAATTAGAAAAGCTGGATAAAGCAAGAGCGGCGGTACTGCGCTAG
- a CDS encoding bifunctional tRNA (adenosine(37)-C2)-methyltransferase TrmG/ribosomal RNA large subunit methyltransferase RlmN produces the protein MSEQTQTCASEIQATNVAVQHPKSEKINLMNLTRQEMRELFAEMGEKPFRADQLMKWIYHFGEDNFDNMSNINKVLREKLKQIAEIKAPEVSVEQRSSDGTIKWAMQVGDQQIETVYIPEDDRATLCVSSQVGCALACKFCSTAQQGFNRNLTVSEIIGQVWRASKIIGNFGITGVRPITNVVMMGMGEPLLNLNNVIPAMEIMLDDFAYGLSKRRVTLSTAGVVPALDIMREKIDVALAISLHAPNDELRDEIMPINKKYNIEMLMDSVHKYLEVSNANHGKVTIEYVLLDHVNDGTEHAHQLAEVLKNTPCKINLIPWNPFPEAPYGKSSNSRVDRFQKTLMEYGFTVIVRKTRGDDIDAACGQLAGDVIDRTKRTMEKRKFGKGIAVQNH, from the coding sequence ATGTCAGAACAAACCCAAACTTGTGCGAGCGAAATTCAAGCAACGAATGTCGCCGTACAACACCCTAAATCAGAAAAAATTAATCTAATGAACTTAACGCGCCAAGAGATGCGTGAGTTATTTGCCGAAATGGGTGAAAAACCGTTTCGTGCCGACCAATTAATGAAATGGATTTACCATTTCGGTGAAGACAATTTCGATAATATGAGCAATATCAATAAAGTATTGCGTGAAAAATTAAAACAAATTGCAGAAATCAAAGCGCCGGAAGTCTCTGTCGAACAGCGTTCAAGCGACGGCACAATCAAATGGGCGATGCAGGTGGGTGATCAGCAAATCGAAACCGTATATATCCCGGAAGATGACCGTGCGACTTTATGCGTTTCTTCTCAAGTTGGTTGTGCGTTAGCCTGTAAATTCTGTTCAACCGCTCAACAAGGTTTTAACCGTAACTTAACCGTTTCCGAGATTATCGGTCAGGTATGGCGAGCTTCGAAAATCATTGGTAACTTCGGGATAACCGGTGTGCGTCCGATTACCAACGTGGTAATGATGGGGATGGGCGAACCGTTACTCAACTTAAATAACGTGATTCCGGCAATGGAAATTATGTTGGATGACTTTGCATACGGTTTATCAAAACGCCGTGTAACACTTTCAACTGCGGGAGTCGTGCCGGCGCTTGATATTATGCGTGAAAAAATTGACGTAGCATTAGCGATTTCATTGCATGCACCAAATGATGAATTGCGTGATGAAATTATGCCGATTAACAAAAAGTATAATATCGAAATGTTGATGGATTCAGTGCATAAATACCTTGAAGTGTCGAATGCGAACCACGGTAAAGTAACGATTGAATACGTGTTATTAGATCACGTTAATGACGGTACGGAACACGCGCATCAGTTAGCCGAAGTATTAAAAAATACACCGTGTAAGATCAACCTCATTCCATGGAACCCGTTCCCGGAAGCACCTTACGGTAAGAGTTCAAATAGCCGAGTGGATCGTTTCCAAAAAACGTTAATGGAATACGGTTTTACGGTAATTGTACGTAAAACACGTGGTGATGATATTGATGCCGCTTGCGGTCAGCTTGCCGGTGATGTCATCGACCGAACCAAACGTACTATGGAAAAACGTAAGTTTGGCAAAGGTATCGCGGTGCAAAACCATTAA
- the gltX gene encoding glutamate--tRNA ligase — MNIETLFPLAPNVKVRTRFAPSPTGYLHVGGARTALYSWLYAKHFNGEFVLRIEDTDLERSTPEATAAILEGMEWLNLAWEHGPYYQTKRFDRYNQVIDQMIEQGLAYRCYCSKERLENLRHEQEANKEKPRYDRHCLAHHDQPADAPHVVRFKNPQEGSVVFDDAVRGRIEISNSELDDLIIRRTDGSPTYNFCVVVDDWDMGITHVVRGEDHINNTPRQINILKALGAPIPTYAHVSMINGDDGQKLSKRHGAVSVMQYRDDGYLPEALINYLVRLGWGHGDQEIFSREEMIELFDIHSVSKSASAFNTDKLQWLNQHYMRSLPAEHVAKYLAWHMNDQAIDTSSGPALEEIIPVLSERAKTLKELAAASRYFYQEFDGYDEKAAAKNFKAEAVAPLAKLLEKLTALTDWSVEAIHDAMNATAADLEIGMGKVGMPFRLAVTGSGQSPSMDITAKLVGRERTLARIQKAIEFIQAQA; from the coding sequence ATGAATATCGAAACTCTTTTCCCCTTAGCTCCGAATGTAAAAGTGCGTACCCGTTTTGCGCCTAGCCCGACCGGCTATTTACACGTTGGCGGCGCACGTACCGCTTTATATTCTTGGTTATATGCAAAACATTTTAACGGTGAATTCGTATTACGTATTGAAGATACCGACTTAGAACGTTCAACACCGGAAGCTACCGCTGCTATTCTTGAAGGCATGGAATGGTTAAATCTTGCTTGGGAACACGGTCCGTATTATCAAACCAAACGTTTTGACCGTTATAACCAAGTTATCGATCAAATGATCGAACAAGGTTTGGCGTACCGTTGCTACTGCTCAAAAGAACGTTTGGAAAACTTACGTCACGAACAAGAAGCGAATAAAGAAAAACCTCGTTACGACCGTCATTGTTTAGCTCATCACGATCAACCTGCGGATGCGCCGCACGTTGTGCGTTTTAAAAATCCGCAAGAAGGTTCGGTAGTGTTTGACGATGCGGTACGCGGTCGTATCGAAATCAGTAATAGCGAATTAGACGATTTAATTATTCGCCGTACGGACGGTTCGCCGACTTATAACTTCTGTGTGGTGGTAGATGACTGGGATATGGGGATTACCCACGTTGTTCGCGGTGAAGATCATATCAACAACACACCTCGCCAAATCAATATTTTAAAAGCATTAGGCGCACCGATTCCGACTTATGCACACGTTTCCATGATTAACGGTGATGACGGTCAAAAATTATCGAAACGCCACGGTGCGGTAAGTGTTATGCAATATCGTGACGACGGTTATTTACCGGAAGCATTAATTAACTATTTAGTACGTTTAGGCTGGGGTCACGGCGACCAAGAAATTTTCAGTCGCGAAGAAATGATCGAATTATTCGACATTCACTCGGTAAGCAAATCGGCAAGTGCTTTCAATACCGATAAATTACAATGGTTAAACCAACACTATATGCGTAGCTTACCGGCTGAACACGTGGCAAAATATTTAGCGTGGCATATGAATGATCAAGCAATCGATACTTCAAGCGGCCCGGCGTTAGAAGAAATCATTCCGGTGTTAAGTGAACGTGCGAAAACATTAAAAGAGTTAGCTGCTGCAAGCCGTTATTTCTATCAAGAATTTGACGGTTATGATGAAAAAGCTGCGGCGAAAAACTTTAAAGCGGAAGCGGTTGCACCACTTGCAAAATTATTGGAAAAATTAACCGCTTTAACCGATTGGAGCGTAGAAGCGATTCATGATGCGATGAATGCGACTGCGGCTGATTTAGAAATCGGTATGGGTAAAGTAGGGATGCCGTTCCGTTTAGCGGTAACCGGTTCCGGTCAATCGCCGTCAATGGATATTACTGCAAAATTAGTCGGACGTGAACGTACTTTAGCTCGTATCCAAAAAGCGATTGAGTTTATTCAAGCGCAAGCATAA
- the yefM gene encoding YoeB-YefM toxin-antitoxin system antitoxin YefM yields the protein MQAITYTEARQNLAGTMSKVAEDFEPILITRSKGGNCVLMSYEQYSSLEETAYLMRSPANAQRLLDSMAELKQGKGIERELIE from the coding sequence ATGCAAGCAATAACCTACACAGAAGCACGCCAAAATCTAGCCGGTACAATGTCAAAAGTAGCAGAAGATTTTGAGCCTATTTTAATTACAAGAAGCAAGGGCGGAAATTGCGTACTTATGTCGTATGAGCAGTATAGTTCACTTGAAGAAACCGCCTATTTAATGCGTTCCCCGGCTAACGCTCAAAGATTACTAGACAGCATGGCAGAATTGAAGCAAGGGAAAGGCATTGAAAGAGAGCTAATCGAATGA
- a CDS encoding Txe/YoeB family addiction module toxin, producing MKLTFSSNAWEDYLYWQKTDQIILKRINSLIKDIQRQPFEGIGKPEPLKFNLSGFWSRRINEEHRLIYTVEDETILIVACRYHYDQ from the coding sequence ATGAAGCTAACTTTCTCGTCTAATGCGTGGGAAGATTATTTATACTGGCAAAAAACCGATCAAATAATTTTGAAACGTATAAACAGTCTGATTAAAGATATTCAACGCCAACCATTCGAAGGTATAGGAAAGCCTGAACCGCTAAAATTCAATCTTTCGGGCTTTTGGTCAAGGCGAATCAATGAAGAACACCGCTTAATTTACACCGTGGAAGATGAAACAATTTTAATAGTAGCGTGTAGATACCATTATGATCAGTAA